A genomic segment from Diospyros lotus cultivar Yz01 chromosome 5, ASM1463336v1, whole genome shotgun sequence encodes:
- the LOC127802164 gene encoding uncharacterized protein LOC127802164 codes for PPPPPPPPPPPPPTPPPPPPPPPPPPPPPPPPPPPPPPPPPPPPPPPPPPPPPPPPPPPPPPPPPPPPPPPPPPPPPPPPPPPPPPPPPPPPPPPPPPPPPPPPPPPPPPPPPPPPPPPPHPPPPPPPPPPPPPPPPPPPPPPPPPPPPPPPPPPPPPPPPPPPPPPPPPPPPPPPPPPPPPPPPPPPPPPPPPPPPPPPPPPPPPPPPPPPPPPPPPPPPPPPPPPPPPPPPPPPPPPPPPPPPPPPPPPPPPPPPPPPPPPPPPPPPPPPPPPPPPPPPPPPPPPPPPPPPPPPPPPPPPPPPPPPPPPPPPPPPPPTPPPPPPPPPPPPPPPPPPPPPPPPPPPPPPPPPPPPPPPPPPPPPPPPPPPPPPPPPPPPPPPPPPPPPPPPPPPPPPPPPPPPPPPPPPPPPPPPPPPPPPPPPPPPPPPPPPPPPPPPPPPPPPPPPPPPPPPPPPPPPPPPPPPPPPPPPPPPPPPPPPPPPPPPPPPPPPPPPPPTPPPPPPPPPPPPPPPPLRLSIMAAFSLPLDILLEILLCCFSLSSHQLVPLKNLKPLILLLRNMFEKDDNDNPAFDSSFDENLWPLILLLSH; via the exons cccccccccccccccccccccccccccccccccccccccaccccccccccccccccccccccccccccccccccccccccccccccccccccccccccccccccccccccccccccccccccccccccccccccccccccccccccccccccccccccccccccccccccccccccccccccccccccccccccccccccccccccccccccccccccccccccccccccccccccccccccccccccccccccccccccccccccccccccccccccccccccccccccccccccccccccccccccccccccccccccccccccccccccccccccaccccccccccccccccccccccacccccccccccccccccccccccccccccccccccccccccccccccccccccccccccccccccccccccccccccccccccccccccccccccccccccccccccccccccccccccccccccccccccccccccccccccccccccccccccccccccccccccccccccccccccccccccccccccccccacccccccccccccccccccccccccccccccccccccccccccccccccccccccccccccccccccccccccccccccccccccccccccccccccccccccccccccccccccccccccccccccccccccccccccccccccccccccccccccccccccccccccccccccccccccccccccccccccccccccccccccccccccccccccccccccccccccccccccccccccccccccccccccccccccccccccccccccccccccccccccccccccccccccccccccccccccccccccccccccccccccccccccccccccccccccccccccccccccccccacccccccccccccccccccccccccccccccccccccccacccccccccccccccccccccccccccccccccccccccccccccccccccccccccccccccccccccccccccccccccccccccccccccccccccccccccccccccccccccccccccccccccccccccccccccccccccccccccccccccccccccccccccccccccccccccccccccccccccccccccccccccccccccccccccccccccccccccccccccccccccccccccccccccccccccccccccccccccccccccccccccccccccccccccccccccccccccccccccccccccccccccccccccccccccccccccccccccccccccccccccccccccccccccccccccccccccccccccccccccccccccccccccccccccccccccccccccccccccccccccccccccccccccccccccccccccccccccccccccccccccccccccccccccccccccccccccccccccccccccccccccccccccccccccccaccccccccccccccccccccccccccccccccccccccccccccccccccc TTCGCTTGTCGATAATGGCGGCCTTCTCTCTCCCCCTAGACATCTTGCTTGAAATACTTCTCTGCTGCTTTTCTTTATCCTCACATCAACTAGTCCCTTTAAAGAATCTGAAGCCACTGATCCTCCTCCTAAGAAACATGTTTGAGAAAGATGATAATGATAATCCCGCTTTCGACTCTTCTTTTGATGAGAACTTGTGGCCACTGATCCTCCTCCTAAGCCACTGA